In the Nomascus leucogenys isolate Asia chromosome 5, Asia_NLE_v1, whole genome shotgun sequence genome, one interval contains:
- the L1TD1 gene encoding LINE-1 type transposase domain-containing protein 1 gives MSDISTSVQSKFARLGKKQENITYMKREQLTETDKDIAPVLDLKCKDVSAVMSKFKVLMEIQDLMFEEMRETLKNDLKAVLGGKTTIPEVKNSENSSSRTELQQIINLALQKTGMVGKIEGENSKIGDDIENLTFKIKEVNELSGKLDNANKCSSNDGKKLPQNESRSYKVMGSMEETLCDIDDRDGNRNVHLEIIEGESRKNGEDEFVKEMREERKFQKFKNKDILKASREEKVLMDEGAVLTLAADLSSATLDISKQWSNVFNILREHDFEPKFLCEVKLAFKCDGEIKTFSDLQSLRKFASQKSSMKELLKDVLPQKEEINQGGRKYGIQEKRGKTLIDSKHRAGEMTSDGLSFLFLEEVKVAKPEEMNNLETQEEEPEELDEEASGMEDDGEDTSGLEEEEEEPSGLEEEEEEEASGLDEDEASGLEEEEEQTSEQDSTFQGHTLVDAKHEVEITSDGMETTFIDSTEDSEPEEEEEGKSSEIGKVKTTSLTEKKEASHRQKEIPFSYLVEDSGKKKLVKYQVVHKTQEEEETAVPTSQGTGTPCLTLCLASPSKSLETGHDEHKKHSRTNLSISTGVTKLFKKTEEKKHRTLHTEELTSKEANLTQETEENLRSSVINSIREIKEEIGNLKSSHPGVLEIENSVDDLSSRMDILEERIDSLEDQIEEFSKDTVQMTKQIISKERQRDIEERSRSCNIRLIGIPEKENYENRAEDIIKEIIDENFAELKKGSSLEIVSACRVPSKIDEKRLTPRHILVKFWNSNDKEKIIRASRGRREITYQGTRIRLTSDLSLDTLDARSKWSNVFKVLLEKGFNPRILYPAKMAFDFRGKTKVFVDIEEFRDYVSHMPTLRELLGNNIL, from the exons ATGTCTGACATATCTACTAGTGTACAATCAAAATTTGCTAGACttggaaagaaacaggaaaatatcacgTATATGAAAAGAGAGCAGTTAACAGAAACTGATAAGGACATAGCCCCGGTATTAGATTTAAAATGCAAGGACGTATCAGCAGTTATGAGTAAGTTTAAGGTCTTAATGGAAATTCAAGACCTGATGTTTGAGGAGATGAGGGAAACTCTTAAAAATGACCTAAAGGCAGTTTTAGGAGGAAAAACTACAATACCTGAGGTAAAGAATTCAGAGAACTCCAGTAGTAGGACAGAGTTGCAACAAATAATCAATTTAGCATTACAAAAAACAGGGATGGTAGGGAAAATAGAAGGAGAAAACTCTAAAATAGGTGATGATATTGAAAATTtaacctttaaaataaaagaagtaaatgaGCTGAGTGGTAAATTAGACAACGCTAATAAATGCAGTAGTAATGATGGTAAGAAATTACCCCAGAATGAATCACGAAGTTACAAAGTCATGGGAAGTATGGAGGAAACCTTATGCGATATAGATGACAGAGATGGAAATCGCAATGTCCATTTAGAAATTATAGAAGGAGAGAGTAGGAAGAATGGAGAGGATGAATTTGtcaaagaaatgagagaggaaagaaaatttcagaaattcaagaataaagacattttaaaagcctCTAGAGAAGAAAAAGTGTTGATGGATGAAGGAGCAGTACTTACCCTGGCAGCCGACCTTTCATCAGCAACACTGGATATTAGTAAGCAATGGAGTAATGTCTTCAACATTCTGAGAGAACATGATTTTGAACCTAAATTTCTGTGTGAAGTTAAATTAGCATTTAAATGTGatggtgaaataaagacattttcggATCTGCAAAGCCTTAGAAAATTTGCCAGCCAAAAATCTTCTATGAAAGAATTACTGAAAGATGTACTCccacaaaaggaagaaataaatcaaggaggaagaaaatatgGAATTCAAGAAAAAAGG GGTAAAACCCTAATAGACTCAAAGCATAGAGCTGGAGAAATGACCAGTGATGGCTTGAGCTTTCTATTTCTTGAAGAAGTAAAAGTTGCTAAGCCAGAGGAGATGAACAACTTAGAGACTCAAGAGGAAGAGCCAGAGGAGCTAGATGAAGAGGCCTCAGGGATGGAGGATGATGGAGAAGATACCTCAGGgctagaggaggaggaggaagagccctcagggctggaggaggaagaagaagaagaagcctcAGGGTTGGACGAAGATGAGGCCTCAGGgctagaggaggaagaggaacagaCTTCAGAACAGGACTCAACCTTTCAGGGTCATACTTTGGTAGATGCAAAGCATGAAGTTGAGATAACCAGTGATGGCATGGAAACTACTTTCATTGATTCCACCGAGGATTCTGaaccagaggaggaagaggaaggaaagagctCTGAAATAGGGAAGGTAAAGACTACCTCCCTGACTGAGAAAAAAGAAGCCTCACATAGACAAAAAGAAATTCCCTTCAGTTATTTGGTTGAGGACTCTGGGAAGAAAAAGTTGGTGAAATACCAGGTGGTGCACaaaacccaggaggaagaggaaacagcTGTGCCCACAAGTCAAGGAACTGGCACACCCTGTCTGACCTTATGTTTGGCCTCTCCCTCAAAGTCACTAGAGACAGGTCATGATGAGCATAAAAAGCATTCACGTACAAATCTGAGTATTTCAACAGGGGTCACcaaactttttaagaaaacagaagaaaagaaacacagaactCTGCACACAGAAGAACTAACATCCAAAGAAGCAAACTTAAcacaggaaacagaagaaaacttgAGAAGTAGTGTGATTAATAGCATCAGAGAGATAAAAGAGGAGATTGGAAATTTGAAAAGTTCCCATCCAGGTGTCTTGGAAATTGAAAATTCAGTAGATGATCTGAGTAGCAGAATGGACATACTTGAAGAAAGAATAGACAGTCTAGAAGATCAAATTGAAGAATTCTCTAAGGATACAGTGCAAATGACCAAACAGATAATTAGTAAAGAAAGGCAAAGAGATATAGAGGAGAGATCTAGAAGTTGCAACATTCGTTTGATAGGAAttccagaaaaagagaattaTGAGAATAGGGCAGAGGACATAATTAAGGAAATAATTGATGAAAACTTTGCAGAACTAAAGAAGGGTTCAAGTCTTGAGATTGTCAGTGCTTGTCGAGTACCTAGTAAAATTGATGAAAAGAGACTGACTCCTAGACACATCTTGGTGAAATTTTGGAATTctaatgataaagagaaaataataagggCTTctagagggagaagagaaattaCCTACCAAGGAACAAGAATCAGGTTGACATCAGACTTATCACTGGACACACTGGATGCTAGAAGTAAATGGAGCAATGTCTTCAAAGTTCTGCTGGAAAAAGGTTTTAATCCTAGAATCCTATATCCAGCCAAAATGGCATTTGATTTTAGGGGTAAAACAAAGGTATTTGTTGATATTGAAGAATTTAGAGATTATGTTTCACATATGCCCACCTTGAGAGAATTACTGGGGAATAATATACTTTAG